Part of the Labilibaculum antarcticum genome, CTTTTAACACTTTGGCTTCCGCTAAATAAAGTGCTTTTGTAGGTTCAGTAATATCCTGAACATCATCCATATATTCGGAAACAGAATTGGCACGTTTTACTCCGGAATACAAAGTTGTCCATAAATCACTACATACCTTTTCAGGAGTTGCATCATAATTAAACATCTTATGCAAGTTTTCCTGGTCACCCTGATCATTACCACCAACATAAACATCATCAGACATTACATCCGAAACCAAATTCAGTTGAACCTGTTGTCCCCATGCATAATCGGTCCAAGACAATGGATCATAGGCAGCTACAAGAGCTTCGAAAATACGATCCTCTGTGTTATAATAATCATCTATCAATACACTGCTCGCAGCATCTACCTCAAGGAACTCATCTTTACAAGATCCCAAAAGGATAGAAAAAAGAAGGGTGCAAATTAAAATATATTTATTCTTCATTTCTTTGTATTTTTAGTTGTTAAAAAGAAAGGTTTACACCAACTGTATAGGTTTTTGCCTGTGGATATATACCACGATCAATTCCCAGAGAAGTACCTCCTGCAGAGATTTCCGGATCAAAACCTTCATATTTTGTGAAAGTGAAAAGATTCTCGCCCGTAACGTATAAACGCAAGCTCTTTACAAATGCCTTATTAATAATATGTTTTGGCAAAGTATAGCCTAATGTCACATTTTTAACCCGCATGTAATCACCCTCTTTAACGTAAAGATCAGATGACAACCAGTTGCCATTGTTATCTGAGAATGAAAAACGTGGAATTGTAGTAGAAGTTCCTTCTCCTGTCCAGCGATCTAACATATATGCAGGTAAATTGATGTAACGTAAGTCTGTACGTCTTGTAGCATCATAAATATCATTTCCTACAGTACCCTGCAGCATCATGCTAAAATCAAAGCCTTTGTAATCAATGCCAATATTAAAACCATAAGTCCAATCTGGCATACCTTTACCAATTTTAGTACGATCTTCATCAGTAATGGTCCCATCGCCATTAACATCCACAAATCTTACATCACCAGGACCTGCATTCTCTTGAATTAAACCACCTTCATTATTAACATGTGCATTAACTTCTGAGGAGTTTTGAAAAATACCATCTGTTTTATATCCATAAAAATATGGGAATGGCAACCCATTTTGGGCTCTCGAAATAGTTCCAACATTCTGATAGCTATCGTAATTAGCAAATCCATCTGCATTACCGAGATTAACCAATTCGTTTTCAAGATAGGAGGCATTTCCACTAATTCTAAATTTGATTTCATCAATTTTGAATCTATATCCTAAATCAAATTCAACGCCCCAGTTTTTCATATCTCCAACATTACCTGTTGGCTTTGATTCTCCTACATAAGAAGGAATAGCCATGGTCATCAACATTCCGTTGGTCTTTTTATCGTAGTAATCAACAGTTAATGTCAATGAATTATCTAAAAATCCGAAATCAAGACCTATGTCGGTTTGTTCAGACTCTTCCCACGCCAATGAAGTATTGGCTAAGCCTGATGCTTTCGTTCCATTCACAATTGTACCATCACCAGGTCCAAAAGCATAGTTATTTCCTGTTGAAGTAAGAGCAGTATAACCAAAAGCTCCAATGTTTTCATTACCATTTTTACCCCATGAAGCTCTCAACTTTGAAGAGGTAAACCATTCCGGACGAGATTCCATGAATGCTTCTTTTGTAATATTCCATCCAAATGAGAATGAAGAAAATACACCATATTTTTTCCCTGGTCCAAAATTGGACGAACCATCTCTACGAATTGTAGCCTGAAACATGTACTTTTCTGAAAAGTTATAGCTTAATCGAGCAAAAATAGATGATAATGTATGTGGACTCCAAGCTCCACCACCAGCAGTTTGATCTCCATTCGTAGCTGTACCTGTAGTGAAATCAATATTGGCTTTATCACCATTCTCTTCAACCATAAACCTATTACTACCACTTAAACTACGCCCTGTAGTTTTTTTAGCAGATTGCCCCAACATGATGTTGAAATTATGCTTGTTGTTTATACTCTTCTCGTAGGATAAAATATTTTCTACCTGCCAGGTAAATCCACGATTCATACTTGACCAAACTTTTGAGTCATCAACATGAGAAGACTTACCTAAGTAATATTCAGGAGTCCAACCATCATTTCCCCAGAAAGCTAAATCAGTACCAAATGAAGAGCGAATCTTTAGATTGTCCCAGATATTTAACTCACCCCAGAACGAAGACACAAACTTGTCTGAACTATCCTCGCCACCTGGCAAAGCAAGCTGAGCTACCGGGTTTGTAATTTCGTTATAATCGTCACCTGCAATCGTATAAATCAACCCATTCTTTGGGTCACGAACAGCTGTTGGATGCAATGCAGCAGCAGCAGCCTGATCTTCTTCATACAAACCCAACAATGGAGAAAATGAGATTGCACCGCCAAGTGCAGAACCATACTCTGAGTTTGTTCCAATACCTTTTGAATTAATTCTTGTGTAGGCAAGATTAACCCCAGCTGTAATTTTATTTAAAAAGTTGCGGTCCTTATTATCCAAAAGATTATAGGTTGTATTTGATCTTAATGAAATTCTCTCATAATTAGAACGATCGAAATTTCCACCCACAATTCCATCCTGCTTGTAATAGCCAGCAGAGAAATAGTATAAAACTTTATCAGATCCACCACTAACACTCAATTGGTGGTTTTCAACAGGAGCATTGTCATAAAAAACCGCATCTTGCCAATCTGTACCTTTACCCAAAGCATAAGGATCATCATATCTTGCAGTTTCACCTGAATTAACTAAACCTTCATTTATCAGTAAAGCATATTGTTAGGCATTTAACACATCCCTTTTATTCCATTTATTTTGCCAACCTCTTGAGGCATTATAGGTTACAGATAATTTACCTCTCTCTCCACTTTTTGTAGTTATTAGAATAACTCCATTGGCAGCACGAGCTCCATACACTGCACCTGATGCAGCATCCTTTAGAACTTCAACAGACTCAACATCACTTGGATTTAAATAATCTATTCCTCCGTCAATTGGCATACCATCTACAATATAGAGTGGATCACTATTGTTAATAGTACCAACACCACGTATTCTTACTTGTGAAGAAGCTCCTGGCTGTCCGGAAGATGTTGTAACAGTAACTCCTGAGGCCAATCCTTTCAGGGCATTATCAATCCGAACTGGTGCAATGTTTTCTAAATCTTTTGCTGAAACGCTAGCAATTGAAGCAGTTACAACGCTCTTTTTCTGCACTCCATAACCTACAACCACCACTTCATCAAGCCCGGTTGTTTCAATACTTAAAATCACATTTATTTCAGTTTTATTCCCCACCAAAGTTTCCTGCGAGGTAAATCCGATCAGTGAAAATATCAGAATTTCGTCATTCGAAACTTCCATTTGAAATTTCCCATCCATATCGGTAGAAGTACCAATTGTAGTACCTTTAACCACTACCGAAGCAAATGGCAATGGTATGCCATCCTCCGCTGAGGTCACTAGACCTGTTACAGCATGCTTTTGTGCAAAAGATTGCATACAAAAGAATGCCAGAACTAAAAACAAGACTGTTTTTTTCATAGATAATTAGTTAAGATGATTAGTTAATTATTTTCAATAAATGGATCTGTCTGTTAGCTTTCAGATCCATAATAATTATATTCGAATAATAGTAAACTCAATATTTCCTTCTTGCTGATTTCCTGCAGCAATCGAAGCATCCAATGATGAACTAACAGGTATATTTTATTAATCTCATAGTAAGTTTTTTACTTTATAATT contains:
- a CDS encoding SusC/RagA family TonB-linked outer membrane protein produces the protein MGKGTDWQDAVFYDNAPVENHQLSVSGGSDKVLYYFSAGYYKQDGIVGGNFDRSNYERISLRSNTTYNLLDNKDRNFLNKITAGVNLAYTRINSKGIGTNSEYGSALGGAISFSPLLGLYEEDQAAAAALHPTAVRDPKNGLIYTIAGDDYNEITNPVAQLALPGGEDSSDKFVSSFWGELNIWDNLKIRSSFGTDLAFWGNDGWTPEYYLGKSSHVDDSKVWSSMNRGFTWQVENILSYEKSINNKHNFNIMLGQSAKKTTGRSLSGSNRFMVEENGDKANIDFTTGTATNGDQTAGGGAWSPHTLSSIFARLSYNFSEKYMFQATIRRDGSSNFGPGKKYGVFSSFSFGWNITKEAFMESRPEWFTSSKLRASWGKNGNENIGAFGYTALTSTGNNYAFGPGDGTIVNGTKASGLANTSLAWEESEQTDIGLDFGFLDNSLTLTVDYYDKKTNGMLMTMAIPSYVGESKPTGNVGDMKNWGVEFDLGYRFKIDEIKFRISGNASYLENELVNLGNADGFANYDSYQNVGTISRAQNGLPFPYFYGYKTDGIFQNSSEVNAHVNNEGGLIQENAGPGDVRFVDVNGDGTITDEDRTKIGKGMPDWTYGFNIGIDYKGFDFSMMLQGTVGNDIYDATRRTDLRYINLPAYMLDRWTGEGTSTTIPRFSFSDNNGNWLSSDLYVKEGDYMRVKNVTLGYTLPKHIINKAFVKSLRLYVTGENLFTFTKYEGFDPEISAGGTSLGIDRGIYPQAKTYTVGVNLSF
- a CDS encoding TonB-dependent receptor plug domain-containing protein produces the protein MKKTVLFLVLAFFCMQSFAQKHAVTGLVTSAEDGIPLPFASVVVKGTTIGTSTDMDGKFQMEVSNDEILIFSLIGFTSQETLVGNKTEINVILSIETTGLDEVVVVGYGVQKKSVVTASIASVSAKDLENIAPVRIDNALKGLASGVTVTTSSGQPGASSQVRIRGVGTINNSDPLYIVDGMPIDGGIDYLNPSDVESVEVLKDAASGAVYGARAANGVILITTKSGERGKLSVTYNASRGWQNKWNKRDVLNA